A single region of the Brassica rapa cultivar Chiifu-401-42 chromosome A03, CAAS_Brap_v3.01, whole genome shotgun sequence genome encodes:
- the LOC103861949 gene encoding probable xyloglucan endotransglucosylase/hydrolase protein 18 gives MKLSCGTRFTFLVLFLFAAQSVAVYAGSFHKDVQIHWGDGRGKVRDRDGKLLSLSLDKSSGSGFQSHQEFLYGKAEVQMKLVPGNSAGTVTTFYLKSPGTTWDEIDFEFLGNISGHPYTLHTNVYTRGSGDKEQQFHLWFDPTKNFHTYCITWNPQRIIFTVDGIPIREFKNSESMGVPFPKKQPMRLYASLWEAEHWATRGGLEKTDWSKAPFTAFYRNYNVEGCVWANGKSSCPANAQWFTQKVDLEGEKKMKWAQSKYMIYNYCTDKRRFPQGVPAVCT, from the exons ATGAAGCTTTCTTGTGGTACAAGATTCACGTTCTTGGTTCTCTTTCTATTTGCAGCACAATCTGTTGCTGTGTATGCTGGTAGCTTCCATAAAGACGTTCAGATACATTGGGGTGATGGCCGCGGAAAGGTTCGTGACAGAGATGGAAAGCTTCTTTCTCTCTCACTTGACAAATCCTCTGGTTCGGGTTTTCAGTCCCATCAGGAGTTTCTCTATGGTAAAGCTGAGGTTCAAATGAAACTTGTCCCTGGTAACTCTGCTGGAACAGTCACAACATTCTAT CTTAAATCACCGGGAACTACATGGGATGAGATCGATTTCGAGTTCTTGGGAAACATAAGTGGTCATCCATATACTCTACATACTAATGTTTACACACGAGGCTCTGGAGACAAAGAACAGCAGTTTCATCTATGGTTCGACCCAACAAAGAACTTTCACACTTACTGCATTACATGGAATCCCCAAAGGATTAT TTTTACAGTTGATGGCATTCCTATTAGAGAGTTTAAGAACTCCGAGTCAATGGGAGTTCCATTCCCAAAGAAGCAACCGATGAGGCTCTACGCGAGCCTCTGGGAAGCCGAGCATTGGGCCACAAGGGGAGGATTGGAGAAAACAGATTGGTCAAAAGCTCCTTTCACTGCTTTCTACAGAAACTACAATGTGGAAGGATGTGTTTGGGCTAATGGAAAATCATCTTGCCCCGCGAATGCCCAATGGTTCACTCAAAAAGTTGATCTGGAAGgcgagaaaaaaatgaaatgggCACAAAGTAAGTACATGATCTACAACTATTGCACTGATAAAAGAAGGTTTCCTCAAGGTGTTCCTGCAGTGTGCACTTAA
- the LOC103861948 gene encoding xyloglucan endotransglucosylase/hydrolase protein 24 gives MSPFKIFFFAALLAAVFSFSAADFNSDVNVAWGNGRGKILNNGQLLTLSLDRSSGSGFQSKTEYLFGKIDMQIKLVPGNSAGTVTTFYLKSEGSTWDEIDFEFLGNMSGDPYTLHTNVYTQGKGDKEQQFYLWFDPTANFHTYSILWNPQRIILTVDGTPIREFKNSESIGVLFPKSKPMRMYASLWNADDWATRGGLVKTDWSKAPFMASYRNIKIEGCVHINGRSSCSPSSSWYTQQMDATSQARLRWVQKNYMIYNYCTDRKRFPQGIPRECAPSA, from the exons ATGTCTCCTTTCAAAATATTCTTCTTTGCGGCTCTTCTTGCGGCTGTGTTTTCATTCTCCGCCGCTGATTTCAACAGCGACGTCAACGTAGCTTGGGGAAACGGCCGTGGGAAGATACTCAACAACGGACAGCTTCTTACTCTCTCCTTAGACAGGTCCTCTGGTTCTGGTTTTCAATCCAAAACAGAGTATTTGTTTGGAAAAATCGATATGCAGATTAAGCTTGTTCCTGGTAACTCAGCAGGAACCGTCACAACTTTCTAC CTGAAATCTGAAGGATCGACTTGGGATGAGATAGATTTTGAGTTCTTGGGTAACATGAGTGGAGATCCTTATACTCTACACACTAATGTTTACACTCAAGGTAAAGGTGACAAAGAGCAACAATTCTATCTCTGGTTCGACCCAACAGCGAACTTCCACACTTATTCAATCCTCTGGAACCCTCAAAGAATCAT ATTGACAGTCGACGGTACACCAATTAGAGAGTTCAAAAACTCTGAGTCAATCGGTGTTTTGTTTCCAAAGAGCAAGCCGATGAGGATGTACGCGAGTCTTTGGAACGCAGACGATTGGGCAACGAGAGGTGGTCTGGTTAAAACGGATTGGTCCAAAGCTCCATTCATGGCTTCTTACAGGAACATCAAGATCGAGGGGTGTGTTCATATAAACGGAAGATCGTCTTGTAGCCCAAGCTCTAGTTGGTACACTCAACAAATGGATGCAACTAGCCAAGCTAGACTCAGATGGGTTCAGAAGAATTACATGATCTACAACTATTGCACGGACCGTAAGAGGTTCCCACAGGGAATCCCTCGTGAATGTGCACCAAGCGCAtag
- the LOC103861950 gene encoding probable xyloglucan endotransglucosylase/hydrolase protein 17 produces the protein MKSSCGTRFAFLVLFLFAVQSVCVNAGTGSFHKDVKIHWGDGRGKIHDNEGKLLSLSLDKSSGSGFQSNDEFLYGKAEVQMKLVPGNSAGTVTTFYLKSPGTTWDEIDFEFLGNISGHPYTLHTNVYTKGSGDKEQQFHLWFDPTREFHTYCITWNPERIIFTVDNVPIREFKNSESIGIPFPKIQPMRLYASLWEAEHWATRGGLEKTDWSKAPFTAFYRNYNVEGCVWANGKSSCAANSPWYTQKLDQRGMNRVKWAQRNYMVYNYCTDKKRFPKGVPAVCT, from the exons ATGAAGTCTTCTTGTGGTACAAGGTTTGCGTTCTTGGTTCTCTTTCTCTTTGCGGTACAATCAGTGTGCGTCAATGCCGGTACCGGTAGCTTCCACAAAGATGTGAAGATACACTGGGGTGATGGCCGTGGAAAGATTCACGACAATGAAGGAAAACTTCTTTCTCTTTCCCTTGACAAGTCCTCTGGATCCGGTTTCCAATCGAATGATGAGTTTCTCTATGGCAAAGCCGAGGTTCAAATGAAACTTGTCCCTGGTAACTCTGCTGGAACAGTCACAACTTTCTAT CTTAAATCACCAGGTACTACGTGGGATGAGATTGACTTTGAGTTCTTGGGAAACATTAGTGGTCATCCGTATACTCTTCACACTAATGTTTACACAAAGGGGTCAGGAGACAAAGAACAACAGTTTCATTTATGGTTTGACCCAACCCGTGAATTTCACACGTACTGCATCACATGGAACCCCGAAAGGATTAT CTTTACAGTTGATAACGTTCCCATTAGAGAGTTCAAGAACTCCGAGTCGATCGGAATCCCTTTCCCAAAGATCCAACCAATGAGACTCTACGCTAGCCTTTGGGAAGCTGAGCATTGGGCTACAAGAGGAGGATTAGAGAAGACAGATTGGTCAAAAGCTCCTTTTACTGCTTTCTACAGAAACTACAATGTGGAAGGATGTGTTTGGGCTAATGGTAAATCATCTTGCGCTGCTAACTCCCCATGGTACACTcagaaactcgaccaaagaggcaTGAACAGAGTGAAATGGGCGCAGCGTAACTACATGGTCTACAACTATTGCACCGACAAAAAGAGGTTTCCCAAAGGTGTTCCTGCAGTGTGCACTTAA